Proteins co-encoded in one Papaver somniferum cultivar HN1 chromosome 5, ASM357369v1, whole genome shotgun sequence genomic window:
- the LOC113277596 gene encoding geranylgeranyl pyrophosphate synthase 7, chloroplastic-like has translation MAAFTSISSCEANSSFSFLLHKNITKYHHKYTIGRPMACNLQTDSFKSLKTQVSNPSSVEPVILSGTPQKHLELGFQFEEYMIGKAKRVNQALDDSVPLRHPLTIHEAMRYSLLAGGKRVRPMLAIASCELVGGNEEIALPIACAVEMIHTMSLIHDDLPCMDNDNLRRGKPTNHIVFGEETAVLAGDALLALAFEHVAPRLAKVVSADNVVRAIAELGAAVGSDGLVAGQIVDIKSEGREVNLKDLEYIHVHKTAKLLEASVVCGAIIGGGNEMEVERLRRYARCVGLLFQVVDDILDVTRTSDELGKTAGKDLATDKATYPKLMGIEKAKEFADGLVTKAKEELSYFDETKARPLYHLANYIAYRQN, from the exons ATGGCTGCATTTACATCTATTTCTTCATGTGAAGCTAACTCATCATTCTCATTTCTTCTTCACAAAAACATAACCAAATATCACCATAAGTACACAATTGGAAGGCCTATGGCTTGCAATCTTCAAACTGATTCCTTCAAATCTTTGAAGACCCAAGTTTCAAATCCATCTTCAGTAGAACCTGTTATTCTGTCTGGAACCCCACAAAAACACCTAGAGTTAGGATTTCAGTTTGAAGAATACATGATTGGAAAAGCGAAACGAGTTAACCAGGCTTTGGATGATTCAGTTCCTTTGAGACATCCATTGACAATTCATGAAGCCATGAGATATTCACTACTTGCAGGTGGAAAACGGGTTCGTCCAATGTTGGCAATTGCTTCATGTGAATTGGTAGGAGGAAATGAAGAAATTGCTCTGCCAATTGCTTGTGCTGTAGAGATGATTCACACAATGTCTTTGATTCACGATGATCTTCCTTGCATGGATAACGATAATCTGAGACGTGGAAAGCCTACAAATCATATAGTTTTTGGTGAAGAAACAGCAGTTCTTGCTGGTGATGCTCTTCTCGCTCTAGCTTTCGAGCATGTCGCTCCTCGATTGGCAAAAG tTGTGTCAGCGGACAATGTGGTTCGGGCCATAGCAGAGTTGGGTGCAGCTGTTGGTTCAGATGGGTTAGTTGCAGGTCAAATTGTAGACATAAAAAGTGAAGGAAGAGAAGTAAATTTGAAAGATCTGGAGTATATACATGTGCACAAGACTGCTAAACTCTTGGAAGCTTCTGTAGTATGCGGAGCCATAATCGGAGGTGGAAATGAAATGGAAGTAGAAAGATTGAGAAGATATGCAAGATGTGTTGGCTTGCTATTTCAAGTTGTTGATGATATTCTGGATGTAACGAGAACTTCAGATGAACTGGGGAAAACAGCAGGGAAAGATTTGGCTACTGACAAGGCAACATACCCTAAGTTGATGGGGATTGAGAAAGCTAAAGAATTTGCAGATGGGTTAGTGACGAAAGCTAAAGAGGaactctcttattttgatgaaaccaaggcTAGGCCTTTGTACCATTTAGCTAACTACATTGCCTACAGGCAGAATTAG